ATTTATTTAATTTGCAAGACTTTTATTCAGATTTTTCTAGAATACACAAGCTCTAGTCAGTGAGAACAAGGCGTGGCAAGAagagaaaagggaagaaaactACGTCATAATCCAACATGATGAGCCAGCGGTGCCcgtttaggcctacgtcacattccGAAAACCGGGGCCCAGCTGGGTAGCTttagggaacgaaaagtacgatacaaaagaaaaaaaagtttttgttgtcttttatatcgtacttccgttccccaaaactgcccggccggggtCCCCTTgtgcaaatgtgacgttagcactACTTAGTGCAGACGACACAGGTGATCTCTCGTCCATCCACGTACGGAGGACACTCCAGGACACCGCACCTCCCTTCCACTGTATAGAACAGCGCGCCGTTCTGGTTGACGGGTGTACCCCCCTTCTCCGGCTCGCTGTCCATGCAGACCCACTCCGTGCGGGGGTGACCGTGGTACTCTGCCATGAGGTAGCCGCTGTACTCGGCTACCCAGCCGTCGCCCTTGCAGGTCTTGCGGCCCGGGATCATGAGGTGGGCGCTGCGGCCGGACACGTGGCACACCGCACAGGGCACATCGTGGTCGTGAAGGCCGCTACCtgtatgtatgatgtacaaGATGGATAATTAGCCGGGGGACGGTGCCAACTTAAAGTGTGGCACACCGCACAGGGCAAATCGTGGTCGTGAAGGCCGCTACCTGTATGACATACAAAATGGCTAATTAGGGCTTAGGTCCGACGTCCCAATTCcttacccggggcccggccgtgtagctttcggaaacgaaaaacatGGCATAAAAGGCATAAAAGACACAGAACGTGAAGAAAATAGCCATGAGGAtagtttgtgtatattccttgatgtacacttttatttttcgtttccgcaaacatcccacCCGGTTTTAAAATGGGACATAGACCTAGCCGGAGGACGTTATATCAATTGGATTACGCTATCTCATACAAAAAGAATAGTCACGCTTACAATTCGCTTAAGATAGATACCTAGAATTATTGTAGAGTGGATATGCTAAATATTGTTTATACCGGCCATACTTAGACACAGATACATTACACGTACCGACGAAGGGTGGCTGGTTGTGAGTCTCATACTCTGCGCCGTACAGATACGAGTTGGTCCCGCTGAATCCGTCCTGGTGGTTCCCCCACTCCGGGTCTTTAGGAAGACACAGGTAGTTCGCCCCGCCGCCCGCATGGGTGTAGTGCGCGCCTGCTGCCATCCCTGCATCGAACAAACAAGCAttttagggcgcggtcacataggtcgttaGCCTAAGTACcttccggaaagtagttcgctcagCCATTAATCATACACtgtatacagtcacttctcacTCATCCTCCTATGAGGGgccatccaacagccaaactgcctgtctggatgtgccctgctctttctaCCGTCACCCTTAgctcctgaccgccctgcttatgagGTTTTAATGAGGTtgcccttatacatgcgagagaGCTTTGAAAACGGTAAACCTattatctgattggctgacagctggtttttgGGGGGGACgaccacaggaactaagagtgacggttgaaagagcagggcacatccagacaggcagtttggctgttggatgtgccctgcgtaggaggatgcttCTCAccctgacatttatcatacactatatatacaGTCGCCTCTCTGTTGTTCCAGAGCAGAAGCGActataggagcaaactactacccggaaAGTACCCAGGCTTATAGGTCGTACGctcgtcgtgcgattttgatgccGTGTTTTTTTCAGGCCGTGACAGACCCAACCATCGACATGTATctaaacagcattttgtgtaccaagacatttgaactttgcaggagacgtacatttttgtcctccaattGCCTAAACTAGCCCCGGTGCTTAACTTATAGATATGGCATTACGATCataataataacaatacaaTTGATAATCTATCCAatgatacacaatgtaatacaGAAATAAGAGACATATGATTGATTTCAAGTTTTTGAACAACTTGTGTTGAGTACGAGTGTATTATGGCGAAAAATCTACCTAAAGTGACTTTTAATCATTCATAGCACTAAATGGTAACAAAAGTCATGAAATCCATATGATTTGCGGTatgaataatataataataatagtataaTAATTAATGTGGCGACAATAGTATATCCTCCTCTTACCATCGTAGACCAAGGTGGCACTCGTCGGGCATGTTGTTTTACCCCAGCGAATATAGGTTGTCCCACCGTCGACTGCATTATAACGAACAAAAAAAGAATAGTAACTCATACGGGTATTTTACGAACATTGTTGATCCGGTGAGCATGTATTTATATAGTGACACCAAAAAAATGCTAGAAACTGTGGAAGCAATTCTGTCTAAACAGGCTTGGTAAATTCGTTAAGTCACAAGTAAAGAATATGTGAATGTTTCCTGCTGCAGCACCACGCACCTGTGTTTTATATATGGATCAAAATCGTCGCCTGGCAGTCTTTACGAGAACTGTAAGATATCGTGAAATCTAGGGAAGTTCTAGTAAACCTCGCCAGgaggcgcttttgatccatgaacaTGGTGATAATGGCATAATGCAGTCATTGGAGTAAAGCTATGATAGTCGTTTGGCACCGACTTTGTATCAGTTATGGGGTTATGAGCAGTTTGAAGGTTAAACAGATGATTTCTCTTGTATCATTGAATCTCTTGGATGTCAAGCAACACTTTGTGTCGAAGTTACCCGGCAAAATACGAGGTCTagaaacttttaaaactttagTCAATAAAATGTAGGGCAGAAATCACAAACAGACGAGTTAGCACCAATTAGGACACCAGAGGTGTGTGTATAGCATGTACCAAATATTGGTACTGGGTACCATGTTGTAGAATATGCCACAAGGATCCGTTTGAAATACAATAACTCTTACACCATTGTGCCATATACATTTCTGtaataaaaatcaaatcaattttCGCGGTGACGTTATTTATTTTCGCGGCTTGACACCGCGAATATGTGTTTATTTTCTTCGACAGTGTAGTGTTAAACCGAACACAGCGAAAACATTATTTTCGCTCGGTCATACCGTAagattaaatccccgcgaaaaataaatgaattaactGTAATGTGGACGTCGTATGACAACAGAAAAAGACTTTTGACAAATTGTAGTCATATATCCCTTACCGGCTGCCGTCGGTGCTACTGCTGGCTCCTCAACTATAATATCCGGGAGTTGAGTCGTGGtctgaaaata
Above is a genomic segment from Branchiostoma floridae strain S238N-H82 chromosome 16, Bfl_VNyyK, whole genome shotgun sequence containing:
- the LOC118403225 gene encoding uncharacterized protein LOC118403225, whose translation is MAAGAHYTHAGGGANYLCLPKDPEWGNHQDGFSGTNSYLYGAEYETHNQPPFVGSGLHDHDVPCAVCHVSGRSAHLMIPGRKTCKGDGWVAEYSGYLMAEYHGHPRTEWVCMDSEPEKGGTPVNQNGALFYTVEGRCGVLECPPYVDGREITCVVCTK